A single genomic interval of Lysobacter avium harbors:
- a CDS encoding TonB-dependent receptor: MSERLYRCALAVAVAAALGSMPVHAQQATAEDASSQAVQLDSVSVTAQRREEQVQDTPVVITVLNAEELKRKQVSRVDDLKFHVPNITIDQNTSTSSGAKIFLRGVGQDESIFTADPAVAIYIDDVYIPRQNGSMFDLYDVERIEVLRGPQGTLYGRNATGGAIRYITRKPKGDERLEVDATVGNYGRADMRVMYNTRLGETLDFSAAALTRNRDGFIREQVSGKDVNDSKVNAARIGFSMPVAENSYASLNIDRLRERSTPSYAVPVAMVDGKTVPRLENLYTTRSDLVGGINDLDQFGAAFTFETYFDNVLWRHIAHYRSMDNQIYVDVDGTDRLLYHLMQDQEQSQRGYETQLVSTGDGPLTWVAGVFAFREKNDQPTRNDIFGIGGVYDIAQDTTALAAYAQATYAVNDRFNLTAGGRFSHEKKDLSVLGRDRAGNETFQVNRHGRWSKPDWKVMADYDLTDNVMGFLTVSTGFKSGGFNGRGTTPATITPFDEETVRSYEAGIKSTLWDNRVRLNATYYRNDYGGLQLSAIDPNGVYVTTNATGALIQGIELEAQAQLTKNWNLSASIGTIDAEYRDYAEINKDKFEGRDLKQAPEMQWQIGTTYVQPLAAAQLVFNAQVARTDMFYQNQDLSELIKTPANTQASARIGYEPTDANWSVAVWGRNLTNTRVSAGGFDIPGLGVGVIYPTLPRTYGIDFNYKFW, encoded by the coding sequence GTGAGCGAACGACTTTATCGGTGCGCGCTGGCAGTGGCAGTCGCCGCGGCCTTGGGCAGCATGCCCGTCCACGCCCAGCAGGCGACGGCGGAAGACGCCAGCAGCCAGGCCGTCCAGTTGGACAGCGTCAGCGTCACGGCCCAGCGCCGCGAGGAGCAGGTCCAGGACACGCCGGTGGTGATCACCGTGCTCAACGCCGAGGAGCTCAAGCGCAAGCAGGTCTCCCGGGTCGATGACCTGAAGTTCCACGTGCCCAACATCACCATCGACCAGAACACCTCGACCAGTTCGGGCGCGAAGATCTTCCTGCGCGGCGTGGGCCAGGACGAGTCGATCTTCACCGCCGACCCGGCGGTGGCGATCTACATCGACGATGTCTACATCCCGCGTCAGAACGGCTCGATGTTCGACCTTTACGACGTGGAGCGCATCGAGGTTCTGCGTGGCCCCCAGGGCACCCTGTACGGCCGCAACGCCACCGGCGGCGCGATCCGCTACATCACCCGCAAGCCCAAGGGCGACGAGCGGCTCGAGGTGGATGCCACGGTCGGCAACTACGGCCGCGCCGACATGCGGGTCATGTACAACACCCGCCTGGGCGAGACCCTCGACTTCTCCGCCGCGGCGCTGACCCGCAACCGTGACGGCTTCATCCGCGAGCAGGTCAGCGGCAAGGACGTCAACGACAGCAAGGTCAACGCCGCGCGCATCGGCTTCTCGATGCCGGTAGCGGAAAACTCCTACGCTTCGCTCAACATCGACCGTCTGCGCGAGCGCTCAACTCCCAGCTACGCGGTGCCGGTAGCCATGGTGGATGGGAAGACCGTGCCGCGCCTGGAGAACCTGTACACCACCCGCAGCGACCTGGTGGGCGGCATCAACGATCTGGACCAGTTCGGCGCCGCGTTCACCTTCGAGACCTATTTCGACAACGTCCTGTGGCGTCATATCGCCCACTACCGCAGCATGGACAACCAGATCTACGTCGACGTGGACGGCACCGACCGCCTGCTCTACCACCTGATGCAGGACCAGGAGCAGAGCCAGCGGGGTTATGAAACCCAACTGGTCTCCACCGGCGATGGGCCGTTGACCTGGGTCGCTGGCGTTTTCGCTTTCCGCGAGAAGAACGACCAGCCGACCCGCAACGACATCTTCGGCATCGGCGGCGTCTACGACATCGCCCAGGACACCACCGCGCTGGCGGCCTACGCCCAGGCGACCTACGCGGTGAACGATCGTTTCAACCTCACCGCCGGTGGCCGCTTCAGCCACGAGAAGAAGGACCTGTCGGTGCTGGGACGCGATCGCGCGGGTAACGAGACCTTCCAGGTCAACCGCCACGGCCGCTGGTCCAAGCCGGACTGGAAGGTGATGGCCGACTACGACCTCACCGACAACGTGATGGGCTTCCTCACCGTGTCGACCGGCTTCAAGAGTGGCGGTTTCAACGGACGCGGCACGACACCGGCAACGATCACCCCGTTTGACGAGGAGACCGTGCGCTCCTACGAGGCCGGCATCAAGAGCACGCTGTGGGACAACCGCGTGCGCCTGAACGCGACCTACTACCGCAACGACTACGGCGGCCTGCAGCTGTCGGCGATCGACCCCAACGGCGTGTACGTCACCACCAACGCCACCGGCGCGCTGATCCAGGGCATCGAGCTGGAGGCCCAGGCCCAGCTGACCAAAAACTGGAACCTGAGCGCGAGCATCGGCACGATCGACGCCGAGTACCGCGACTACGCGGAGATCAACAAGGACAAGTTCGAGGGCCGGGACCTGAAGCAGGCGCCGGAAATGCAGTGGCAGATCGGCACCACCTACGTACAGCCACTGGCCGCCGCGCAACTGGTGTTCAACGCCCAGGTCGCGCGCACCGACATGTTCTATCAGAACCAGGACCTGTCGGAGCTGATAAAGACCCCGGCCAACACCCAGGCCAGCGCACGGATCGGCTATGAACCCACCGACGCGAACTGGTCGGTCGCCGTATGGGGTCGCAACCTCACCAACACCCGGGTGTCCGCCGGTGGCTTTGATATTCCCGGGCTGGGCGTTGGCGTGATCTACCCCACCCTGCCGCGCACCTACGGCATCGATTTCAACTACAAGTTCTGGTAG
- a CDS encoding CaiB/BaiF CoA transferase family protein, whose translation MKPLDGVRVLDLSRILAGPWATQVLADFGADVIKVERPEGGDDTRGWGPPWLHDANGQPTAESAYYLCANRGKRSVAIDFTGQEGQRLIREMARHCDILVENYKVGGLAKYGLDYASLKAINPRLVYCSITGFGQTGPYAKRAGYDAAIQAIGGLMSITGEPEGSPGGVPQKVGVAATDLMTGMYAVSAILAALRHAERHGEGQHIDLALLDTQVAWLANQASNYLVGGEVPQRQGSAHPNIVPYQVMPTADGYFMLAVGNDGQFARFCEVLGDPELATDPRYATNAARVANRDRVVPYLEQRLATRPSAHWLAGLEAATVPCAPVNRIDQVFDDPQVQARGLRIELPHPTAGHVPGVANPVRFSATPIAYGHAAPGLGEHTGAVLGELLGLDATELAALGSAGVVGMPGAGKVSDKND comes from the coding sequence ATGAAACCCCTGGATGGCGTGCGCGTCCTCGACCTCTCCCGCATCCTCGCCGGGCCGTGGGCCACCCAGGTGCTGGCCGATTTCGGCGCCGATGTGATCAAGGTCGAACGCCCCGAAGGCGGCGACGACACCCGTGGCTGGGGGCCGCCGTGGCTGCACGACGCCAATGGGCAGCCCACCGCGGAGTCGGCTTATTACCTGTGCGCCAACCGCGGCAAGCGCTCGGTGGCGATCGACTTCACCGGCCAGGAAGGCCAGCGCCTGATCCGCGAGATGGCCCGGCATTGCGACATCCTGGTCGAAAACTACAAGGTCGGCGGACTGGCCAAATACGGGCTCGACTATGCCAGTTTGAAGGCGATCAACCCCCGGCTGGTGTACTGCTCGATCACCGGTTTCGGCCAGACCGGTCCGTATGCCAAGCGCGCCGGCTACGACGCCGCGATCCAGGCGATCGGCGGCTTGATGAGTATCACCGGCGAGCCCGAAGGTTCGCCCGGCGGCGTGCCGCAGAAAGTCGGCGTCGCCGCGACCGACCTGATGACCGGCATGTACGCGGTGTCGGCGATCCTGGCCGCGCTGCGCCACGCCGAGCGCCACGGCGAAGGCCAGCACATCGACCTGGCCCTGCTCGATACCCAGGTCGCTTGGCTGGCCAACCAGGCGTCCAACTACCTGGTCGGCGGCGAGGTGCCGCAGCGCCAGGGCAGCGCCCACCCCAACATCGTCCCCTACCAGGTGATGCCGACCGCGGACGGCTACTTCATGCTCGCCGTCGGAAATGATGGCCAGTTCGCCCGCTTCTGCGAGGTCCTCGGTGATCCGGAACTGGCGACCGATCCGCGCTACGCCACCAACGCCGCGCGCGTCGCCAACCGCGACCGCGTGGTGCCGTATCTGGAGCAGCGCCTGGCGACCCGCCCCAGCGCCCACTGGCTGGCCGGCTTGGAAGCAGCCACCGTCCCCTGCGCGCCGGTCAACCGCATCGACCAGGTCTTCGACGACCCGCAGGTGCAGGCACGCGGACTGCGCATCGAGCTGCCGCACCCGACCGCCGGCCACGTGCCCGGCGTCGCCAACCCGGTGCGGTTTTCGGCCACACCGATCGCCTATGGCCACGCCGCTCCCGGACTGGGCGAGCACACCGGCGCGGTCCTGGGTGAGCTGCTTGGGTTGGATGCGACCGAGTTGGCGGCGCTGGGCAGTGCCGGTGTGGTTGGTATGCCGGGGGCGGGGAAGGTCTCAGACAAGAATGACTGA
- a CDS encoding VOC family protein yields the protein MSAAASPGPTFRREGILHVTLIAPDLDAVCAAYREQLGLAVAARHPLDSELAQVLGLADLAGAPVAWLANPAGEAVVRMVEDPQARQLEPMFRHGWLSLEVLVADVDALVADLRPPFRVLRPPADLELSPAIRASQVLGPCGEMLYLTSIKAAVPPFDLPMSDERFSHSFIGVMSTPDRDASQAAWAALAGHPGWAFETKITVLNDAFGKDLGDRYPVAVVALPGQCMVEIDEVKLPDDSGLEAAREAIADIDVLSFDSMDAKRRFAGQHSIALRLAALPEGLASAGWNLIGDVQLGVARHVGLVGPAGEHVQLIVDC from the coding sequence GTGAGCGCAGCCGCGTCGCCCGGACCGACATTCCGACGTGAGGGCATCCTCCACGTAACGCTGATTGCGCCGGATCTGGACGCGGTATGCGCCGCCTATCGCGAACAGCTGGGCCTGGCCGTCGCCGCGCGCCACCCGCTGGACAGCGAGCTTGCCCAGGTCCTGGGCCTGGCCGACCTTGCCGGTGCGCCGGTGGCCTGGCTCGCCAACCCGGCCGGCGAAGCCGTCGTGCGAATGGTGGAAGACCCGCAGGCGCGCCAGCTGGAACCGATGTTCCGCCATGGCTGGCTGTCGCTGGAGGTCCTCGTCGCCGACGTCGATGCATTGGTCGCCGATCTGCGCCCGCCCTTCCGCGTGCTGCGCCCGCCGGCCGACCTGGAACTGAGCCCCGCGATCCGCGCCAGCCAGGTGCTCGGTCCCTGCGGGGAAATGCTCTACCTGACCAGCATCAAGGCCGCCGTGCCGCCCTTCGACCTTCCGATGAGCGATGAACGGTTTTCCCACAGCTTCATCGGCGTGATGTCCACGCCCGACCGCGACGCCTCGCAGGCCGCGTGGGCGGCGCTGGCCGGCCACCCCGGCTGGGCGTTCGAGACCAAGATCACCGTGCTCAACGACGCGTTCGGGAAGGATCTCGGCGATCGCTACCCCGTTGCGGTCGTCGCGCTGCCGGGACAGTGCATGGTGGAGATCGACGAGGTGAAACTGCCTGACGATTCCGGTCTGGAGGCGGCGCGTGAAGCGATCGCGGACATCGACGTACTTTCTTTCGATTCAATGGATGCGAAGCGCCGGTTTGCCGGCCAACACAGCATCGCCCTTCGACTGGCCGCACTGCCCGAAGGCCTTGCCTCGGCCGGCTGGAACTTGATCGGCGATGTCCAACTCGGCGTTGCGCGCCATGTAGGACTCGTCGGCCCGGCAGGCGAGCACGTGCAGTTGATTGTGGACTGCTGA
- a CDS encoding 3-isopropylmalate dehydratase large subunit, producing MAATLAEKIIAHACQRDSVSPGQIVTASLDLLMMHDSGGPRRVASRLEQLGAKVWDPDKVVVVSDHFVPATDLESAEILALTRRWAQQAGVRHYDMLGICHVVLQEGGHVQPGMFCVGGDSHSPSGGAYGAFMMGVGATDITGALVTGELWLKVPQTVRVNWDGALAAGVSAKDIMLYLCATLGMGNENQAFEYDGAAVRAMSMSERMVLCNMSAELGAETGMVAADEKTLAALVEAGRPFTGDIARWQSDPDAACLAEHNYDAGTLAPQIAAPHSPANSRAVTEYEPIHIDQGYIGACTGAKLSDLHMAAEVLKGRRIASNTRLLIAPASVAMTRAAAADGTLEILTEAGAIMLPTGCGACAGMGAGMYSAGEVGLSTTARNFKGRMGSAQAQVYLGSPYSVAAGAVKGYICDPRELLAEPA from the coding sequence GTGGCAGCAACTTTGGCCGAAAAGATCATCGCCCACGCCTGTCAGCGCGACAGCGTGAGCCCCGGGCAGATCGTCACCGCATCGCTGGACCTGCTGATGATGCATGACTCCGGCGGCCCGCGGCGGGTGGCCTCGCGACTGGAGCAGCTCGGCGCGAAGGTGTGGGATCCCGACAAGGTGGTGGTGGTCAGCGACCACTTCGTCCCTGCCACCGATCTGGAAAGTGCGGAGATCCTGGCGCTCACCCGGCGCTGGGCGCAGCAGGCCGGGGTGCGCCACTACGACATGCTCGGCATCTGCCACGTGGTGCTGCAGGAAGGCGGCCACGTGCAGCCGGGCATGTTCTGCGTCGGCGGCGATTCGCACTCGCCCAGTGGCGGTGCGTACGGCGCGTTCATGATGGGCGTCGGCGCGACCGACATCACCGGCGCACTGGTCACCGGCGAGTTGTGGCTGAAGGTGCCGCAGACGGTACGCGTGAACTGGGACGGCGCGCTGGCCGCCGGCGTCAGCGCCAAGGACATCATGCTCTACCTGTGCGCCACGCTCGGCATGGGCAACGAGAACCAGGCCTTCGAGTACGACGGCGCGGCGGTACGCGCGATGTCGATGTCCGAGCGCATGGTGTTGTGCAACATGTCGGCCGAACTGGGCGCGGAAACCGGCATGGTCGCCGCAGACGAGAAGACACTGGCCGCGCTGGTCGAAGCCGGCCGACCGTTCACGGGCGACATCGCGCGCTGGCAAAGCGATCCCGATGCAGCGTGCCTGGCCGAACATAACTACGACGCCGGCACGCTGGCACCGCAGATCGCCGCGCCGCACAGTCCCGCCAACAGCCGCGCGGTGACCGAGTACGAGCCGATCCACATCGACCAGGGCTATATCGGCGCCTGCACCGGCGCCAAGCTGTCCGACCTGCACATGGCCGCCGAGGTGCTCAAGGGCCGCAGGATCGCCAGCAACACCCGGCTGCTGATCGCCCCGGCGTCGGTGGCGATGACCCGCGCGGCTGCCGCCGATGGCACCCTGGAGATCCTGACCGAAGCCGGCGCGATCATGCTGCCGACGGGCTGCGGCGCATGCGCCGGCATGGGCGCGGGTATGTACTCGGCGGGCGAAGTCGGCCTGTCCACCACTGCCCGCAACTTCAAGGGCCGCATGGGCTCGGCGCAGGCGCAGGTCTACCTGGGCTCGCCCTACAGCGTGGCGGCCGGCGCGGTGAAGGGCTACATCTGCGACCCGCGCGAACTGCTGGCGGAACCGGCGTGA
- a CDS encoding LeuD/DmdB family oxidoreductase small subunit, with product MTADTTPDKPIDIRTTDLPPAAASALSRRGRAFVFGDNIDTDLLAPGPYMRESPEVLASHCLEAIDPDFASDVQRGDIVVGGKSFGIGSSREQAVQSLVVLGVGAIVATSFARIFYRNALNFGLPALTCPDLQAERGDDVEVRPQEGLVINHTSGKQYRCESIPPELMEIVNVGGLMPWLARKLAADAETASGTDASSGDPA from the coding sequence ATGACCGCTGACACCACCCCCGACAAGCCGATCGATATCCGGACCACCGACCTCCCTCCCGCCGCGGCCAGCGCGCTGAGCCGGCGTGGCCGCGCGTTCGTGTTCGGCGACAACATCGACACCGACCTGCTCGCCCCGGGCCCGTATATGCGCGAGTCGCCCGAGGTGCTGGCCAGCCACTGCCTGGAAGCGATCGACCCGGACTTTGCCAGTGACGTGCAGCGCGGCGACATCGTGGTGGGCGGCAAGTCCTTCGGCATCGGTTCCTCGCGCGAGCAGGCGGTGCAATCGCTGGTGGTGCTGGGCGTCGGCGCGATCGTCGCCACCTCGTTTGCGCGGATCTTCTACCGCAACGCGCTGAATTTCGGCCTGCCCGCCCTCACCTGCCCCGACCTTCAGGCCGAGCGCGGTGACGATGTGGAAGTGCGGCCGCAGGAAGGCCTGGTGATCAACCACACCAGCGGCAAGCAGTACCGGTGCGAGAGCATTCCGCCCGAGCTGATGGAGATCGTCAACGTCGGCGGACTGATGCCGTGGCTGGCCCGCAAGCTTGCGGCGGACGCCGAGACGGCGTCGGGTACCGATGCGTCATCCGGTGATCCTGCGTGA